Genomic segment of Parageobacillus genomosp. 1:
TTCCATAACTTAAAATACGGCAAATAAAGTTTGGGATGCGCATGAAACAATTAATTGAAACGATCGTTCAAGCGCTTGTCGATCATCCGGAAGAGGTATCAGTGACGAACAGCGAAGATGAACAGTCCATCACGTATGAATTATCGGTGCACAAAGAAGATATCGGAAAAGTGATTGG
This window contains:
- a CDS encoding KH domain-containing protein, which codes for MKQLIETIVQALVDHPEEVSVTNSEDEQSITYELSVHKEDIGKVIGKQGRTIHAIRTVVYAASAKQPKRVIVQVKEKG